The following is a genomic window from Rhodoferax sp. PAMC 29310.
ACCCGTCGTTGCCATGGTTATGTTGGGCCTCGGCTAGATACACCTCCAGCTTGTCGGGCTGAATGCCGCCAAAAATGGATGCGCAAAAGCGCTCAATGAAAATGTTTCCACGCGCAATGCGGTCCACCCGATGGGAGCCCGTGCCGTTCCATGCAGTCAGGTAGCCTTGGCGCTCGCCTTCACGGCCTGGGCGCTCAAAACCTGCAAGAAGTCCTGTCAGTTCATCGTGCTCTACCAGAATGCCACGAGGGTTTGCCTGAAGCATTTCTCCGAGGGATTCAATGGTGCAGTCATTGGTGTGATAGCGTTTTGCCACTGGTTCATCATTGGACAACCCGCAAAGGCGTTGGTACTCCAGAAAGTCGGCGCTGGGCTTCGTCACATCAGGAGTGCTTTCCTTGCCAATCCTTTTTTTCAGCAAGTCGGCGCTCAACTTATTGGTGAGAGTAACTTGTTGATGTGCCGCCGTTGCTGCTTTCCAGTCAGCTTGGGCCAGGCTGTCAAGCCGATAGAGTGGAGACATTGCCGCTGAGATCGCTGGGCTTTTGAGTCGACCGGGGCGGCCGATGCCAGCCCCCCAGATGTTGGGGGTGACAGCCCAGTCGTCGTTTTGCTTGGGGCGAACAGCAGCGCCGGTGCCAATCACCGAACCCAACATGACCACCGCTCCAGCTGCAACAAAGTCGATGGGGCATTGCATTCGGTGAACGATGTCGGTGACCCACGGGCGCAGTGAATCAGGCAACATGTCTGGCGTGAACGGCTGCACCGGTATGGTGGCGTGCAGAACGGGCTCTGGCGTCCTCCAGTTGGCGGTCACGGGGTCGTCAGCCTGGGCCAAGAGGGCCAGGATGTCTTTAGGTACGTCGATGATTTTCATGGTGATTATTCGATGTCAAATTTGTAGGGGTGGCCGGTGTCAGGGTGGATGCTGGGCGGCATGACCACATTTTTTCCGGTGGAAAGAATCTCGATTAACCAGGCTGGACGGGCGTCCTTGTCAGTGGAAGCGCATATGTCTTTGGTGTCGTTGTTTACCCAAATATCCGACTGACGCAATGTGGTGGCTGCCTTGGGTGGCGACGTGCCTTTGTCAAACCCGAGATAGCGATGGCGACCTACATCAGACCCGCTGATGACGGTGAACTTTCGTTCACGCATCATGGCGGCTGCGGCGGCATAGGCTTCTTCGGCATAGCGTGCCCCGCCGCGTATGTCTACATCCAAGACGCAGATTTCTTTGCCATTGACGACAGACCACTTGCCCGGTCTGAAGCCAACGTTGAACCTCGGCTGATACGCTGACTTCAGCGCGGCGGCGTCCATGACAGATGCATCGGCCCAGCCAGAGCTGACGGGAATCTTCGTGCTGGGGCGAAGCCAATGGATTGCAAAACCTAGCTTGCGCAGGCGTAGGCCTTCTTGGAGCATGTCATCCATAGTGCTGCTCCAGATAGTCGCGGGTTTCTGCATATTCGTACCCGAGGAGACGACTGACAAAACCGACAATATTCGAGCCGGTTGCACCGCAGTTGGATGACATGCACTTGTACCAACCGGACTCGACGTTGACGCAAAGTGAGGGATTGTTGTCGTCGTGAAAAACGCAGCACGCCCAGGCGAATCCGTTGTTGCCATGGGCGAGATCTGGTAAAAGGTCTTCGAAGACGACGGATGGATCAATTTCGACCCACGACGATTTTGCGCTTGGGCGTTTGCTGAAGCCTGTATAGCCCGACGGGGTGCGACTTGATGCCGCAGGTTTGCGAGAGATATGTTTCATGACGGTCTCGTTATTGGGTTTGGGTCAGGCCGAGTTCGGTGGCACGCTTTTCGAGCTTGTCGTCGAGTTGGCGAAGCTGGTCGGACGGCAGCCCTTTCTGGGCCAATTTGATGCACTTGAGGCACAGCGGGTACTGGATAGCACCCCGATGGCCGACCAGGTAGATGCCGAGCCCAGGAATGGCCCTTAGAGGCGTGCTGCACAGGGTGCAGGCGTTCATGGCGGCGCTGTAGGGGTAGTAGAGGCCGTGGGTCATTGGGTGGCTCCTGCTGGCATTGAAGCGAGGTTCGCCTCCAGAAACCGGGCCAAGTCAGCAGCCCGATAGATCACACGCCTGCCCAGCTTGACGTACGGGGGTGGTGGGAGGTGGTTGGCGCGGGGGCCGTTCATGCGGCTCTTGCGTAAAGAAGATACGCTCAGTCCCAAATAGAACGCTGCGTCAGCCTCGTTCATATTTGGGCGAGTTAGGTCAGGTGATTTCGGTCCCTGTTTGTCAGCATTTATCATGGATTACTCCTGGGGTTGAGCTGTTGTCAGCCAGGGGTCAACGATAAATTTAAGCACCAAAAAAAGAACCCGGTGCTTCGCTCACTGTGGAGCAAGAGCACCGGGTAATTCACCATTTTTGACGGAAGGCGGAGGGTTGCGTGGCGACCTCAAAAAATGGGCTGTACCGATAAGAAGCTCAGTTCAACGGTCCGCGCCCCTTAGCCGTAGCGCAGCGGCTCAAGAGGGCAGATTGACGCGCATGATCGCCGACTTCGGCCTGCAACTGGGCTCGGGGCGTCGCTTGTAGTGTGCAACTATGTCCTTTGTCACATCGCCGACGTCCTTCCCATCAAACTCATCGTTTTTGCCGATGTCTAGCAGTGCGCAAACGGTCATGGCCACAAGCGAATCACGCCCACGAATGGGCTTGCCAGCGGCATTGACGCCAGATAATATGAAATGAGTAAGTGCCCGAGCTATATACGTACGCTCTGCGGTTGGCAGGGCCATACTTCTTGGGCGCGACCTCATCGCGGCGGTCGGTGAATTCGGCTCATCCAAACCGTCTGCGAACCGGACCAAATCCTCGGCCATGAATGAATGCAAGTCAATGTCAAGGTAGCCCTTCAGCGTTTTCAGTTCTGGGGCGTACGTATGGATTTTTATCGCCAGGCACCGGGCGAGCGCAGCAATTTCCGACACCGTTTTTTCAACTTGTTTGGCCGGGGCTCTCGACATCGCCGCCCACGAATCGCGCAACCCGAGCGCGTAGTCCCAATAGTCTCGTTCGTCCTCCCAGTATTCATTGGCGAAGGCGGTTGTTACGCTCTTCCAGAGAGAGTCATATTGGGGAAGTGATAGGCGTTGCTCAAGCGCGGGTCGGAGCTTAGGCGCGGGGTTCATTCTGTGCTGGCCTTTGCAAGTTGGCTGACCAGTTTTTCCACTGCGTTCGCCTTATGTTCCGGTGCCAGGTGGGCATACCGCAGCGTCATTTTCAAATCAGCATGGCCCAGCAACTCGCGCACGGTGTTGAGATCGACACCCGCCATGACCAGGCGGCTGGCGAAGTCGTGTCGCATATCGTGCCAGCGGAATGTTTCAATCTTGGCGTCCCTTAGCAATTTGGCCCAGGCGGTCTTGATCTCCACAATCCTTTGGCCATTGGCGCTTGGGAATACCAATACATTTGTGACGGGTGACTGTTGTCTCCATTGGTTCAGTGCGACCATGGCATCTGAATTAAGGGGTATGTGGCGTGTCTTACCACTCTTTGCGTTAGAGCCCTTGATGGCCAACTGCTGCCCCGGCAGGTTGATGTCGGACCAGCTCAAGGACAGCAACTCGCCTTGGCGCAGGCCGGTATTGAGCGACACAATGATGCAAGGCTGCAGGTGGTCGAAGAACGCTTGGTCGTCAAGACTGGGTAGGGCAGGGTAGTCGCGTTCGCGCCGCCAAGCGTTTGCTTTGGCCCGGTCCGCCTTCTTGGTGTGCTCTCGCTGACCTAGCGTTGTGAACAACGCTACACGTTCAGGATCACTCAGGTAGCGAACAATGGCATCGGAGTCATCTTTTGAGGCTTTGACTTTGGCAAGCGGGTGCTGTTCCAGAAACTCCCATTCAACCGCCTTGGTGATGGCGGCTTTCAGTGCTGCAAGATCACGATTGACCGTGGTCGGTTTGGCGGGTCGAGTCGCGTGGTTCAGTCGCTGCTGCCGCCATTTTTCAATCCCCAGCGCGTTAAGTTCCGATAAGGGGCGGTCCCACTGGGCATCGAAGTTCTTGCGGATGCGGGCTAAGTTGGCATCGGCTGCCTTGCGGTGGGTCTTGGCCCACGGGCTGAAATCTTCGGTGATGAACTTTCCCAGCGTCTTGACTTCCTTCACGGGCTTGCGATCATCGAGCGGGTTGGTTCCCAGGTTGACACCGGCCAGTGTTGACCTTGCCACATCCCTGGCCTGCGCTGGACTGAATTCGGAGGTGCGACCAATCACGTAGCGCGTCTGCTTGCCGCGCAGGCGATACCGCACAAAGTACGACATGACACCAGACGGCTGCACGCGCAAACCAAACCCTTTGAGGTCGGTGTCGTTGACCTCATACGCGGCCGTCGCGGGCTTGAGGGTGGTGAGTAGCGTGTTGTTGATTTTGCCGTTCATGATAGTGTGACCCCTGCACTGTTTGATTTACAGACTGCAATGATTGAGTCCGAGGACACACTATAAGCACTAACTGAATCCACCGCAATGAACCAGTGGGAACAACGTTGTTACTGAGTTTAATTTGTAAGTTGTTGTTTTGATTGAAGTTATTTGCCATTCTTGTGGATGGAGGTTCATTGTCGTGCAGCGGCAAATATCGCAAAAAGCGCATTCACACTGCAGGGGTCGCAAGTTCGAAACTTGCATCGCCCACCAAATTACTGAATAAATCCAAGGACTTTCGAGAAATCGAAAGTCCTTTTTGTTTGTCCGATTCAGATTTAAAGCATCGGTTCGCGCGATGTAGGGCTGACGACGTCGACGCTGATCGCATTTCAATGAAGGCATATTTTCAGCCCATTTAAGATGCCCTGATTTATGCGAAAAAGCAAGATACGGAAGAGCATGTGGATGCTCTTGCTGCGTGTTGTTGGCAGGCACCCTTGCCTTTGTGGTCACTAATCTCAGGTGATTGGATTGACCCGGTGTGGGCCGGGCCACGATACTAGGTAGTCATTTCGCCGACGCGATTAAGCAGCGAAAAAAGTTGAGGGTGTCCCGAATTTTGTGTAAACGGCGGTTAAGTTAGACGCGCGGCATGCGCTCGTCAAACTGAATGGTAAAGCGGTTCAGAGCAGCCTTCCAATCCCGAATCGGCATCGTCCATTTCTGGCTGATGTTGTTCAGTGCCAGATAGAACAGCTTGAACACTGCGTCCTCAGTTGGGAACGAGCCGCGGGTCTTGGTTATTTTGCGCAGGCTCATGTTCACGGACTCAATGGCGTTGGTCGTGTAAATCACTTTTCGGATGTCTGGCGGGTATTCAAAGAACGGTATCAAGTGTGTCCAGTTGCGCCGCCAGGAGCGCCCAATCGGAGCGAAGGAATCGTCCCATTTGACCTCGAATGCCGTGAGTTGTCGCTCAGCTTCGGATTCAGTGGGCGCAGCGTAAATCAGCCGCAAATCCGCGGCGACTTCCTTGCGCTGTTTCCACCCCACGAAGTTCAGGCTGTGACGCACCATGTGAACAATGCAAAGCTGCACCGTCGCCTTGGGGAAGACTGCCTCAATGGCGTCAGGGAAACCTTTGAGCCCATCTACGCAGGCG
Proteins encoded in this region:
- a CDS encoding DUF3987 domain-containing protein: MKIIDVPKDILALLAQADDPVTANWRTPEPVLHATIPVQPFTPDMLPDSLRPWVTDIVHRMQCPIDFVAAGAVVMLGSVIGTGAAVRPKQNDDWAVTPNIWGAGIGRPGRLKSPAISAAMSPLYRLDSLAQADWKAATAAHQQVTLTNKLSADLLKKRIGKESTPDVTKPSADFLEYQRLCGLSNDEPVAKRYHTNDCTIESLGEMLQANPRGILVEHDELTGLLAGFERPGREGERQGYLTAWNGTGSHRVDRIARGNIFIERFCASIFGGIQPDKLEVYLAEAQHNHGNDGFIQRLQVMVYPDEVPMVGVVDQSPDEAAAKTVMDIVLLLANDIKSLGAKQDKEYDIPYFRFETKKAQPLFFKWLVELTQRITTEDDPLMQEHLGKYRKLIPALSLIFHLVEMAAGKIKRGSSIGVESLQLAIRWSHYLESHARRVYGMATDYKVQAAQLLATKITAGQLEAGFSTRDIQRKGWSRLKELDELKAACDELEAAGWIKRQVVAGRRIGRPSQHYDINPAASSPTNTGAVPTKPTKPKR
- a CDS encoding bifunctional DNA primase/polymerase, with amino-acid sequence MDDMLQEGLRLRKLGFAIHWLRPSTKIPVSSGWADASVMDAAALKSAYQPRFNVGFRPGKWSVVNGKEICVLDVDIRGGARYAEEAYAAAAAMMRERKFTVISGSDVGRHRYLGFDKGTSPPKAATTLRQSDIWVNNDTKDICASTDKDARPAWLIEILSTGKNVVMPPSIHPDTGHPYKFDIE
- a CDS encoding CHC2 zinc finger domain-containing protein, whose translation is MKHISRKPAASSRTPSGYTGFSKRPSAKSSWVEIDPSVVFEDLLPDLAHGNNGFAWACCVFHDDNNPSLCVNVESGWYKCMSSNCGATGSNIVGFVSRLLGYEYAETRDYLEQHYG
- a CDS encoding site-specific integrase, producing the protein MNGKINNTLLTTLKPATAAYEVNDTDLKGFGLRVQPSGVMSYFVRYRLRGKQTRYVIGRTSEFSPAQARDVARSTLAGVNLGTNPLDDRKPVKEVKTLGKFITEDFSPWAKTHRKAADANLARIRKNFDAQWDRPLSELNALGIEKWRQQRLNHATRPAKPTTVNRDLAALKAAITKAVEWEFLEQHPLAKVKASKDDSDAIVRYLSDPERVALFTTLGQREHTKKADRAKANAWRRERDYPALPSLDDQAFFDHLQPCIIVSLNTGLRQGELLSLSWSDINLPGQQLAIKGSNAKSGKTRHIPLNSDAMVALNQWRQQSPVTNVLVFPSANGQRIVEIKTAWAKLLRDAKIETFRWHDMRHDFASRLVMAGVDLNTVRELLGHADLKMTLRYAHLAPEHKANAVEKLVSQLAKASTE